One genomic window of Halolamina sediminis includes the following:
- a CDS encoding cytochrome ubiquinol oxidase subunit I, translated as MVDPVAASRLQFAVTTIVHIIFPVMSMGLAPFLIYFTWKEIRTGEAIYERLRRFWVKIFAVSFVVGTVTGLVLEFEFGTNFAAFSTFAGELFGGPLATEGMMAFMLEATFLGIFLYGRDRVSDAFYFLASVAVGLGTWLSAVWILIANSWMQTPRGYELVNEGGQEVVHLTDPMAAYLNPRFQYMFVHMQNSAVESVALFMAGVAAYFVYKHHVRGQEIENPAFWVKTLKIAIVALAITAPLQVLHGDLYARHVYETQPQKFAAMEALWETDTYVPEYIIAFPTDPSHILDPRAKELFGIGIPGGASWLASGGNPQAEISGLNSFETAAPPVAIVFWAFRVMVGLGFWFILLAFWAAFRWYRGDLVDDDLLHKAFMGSSLLGIVAVETGWIVTEVGRQPWLIQDVLLTESGVSPNLTGAEATFTLAGFVGGYALLLVLYTYVIRRIIKHGPPEIDEGSVDPDAGTDAPPEAEVSVDD; from the coding sequence ATGGTTGATCCCGTCGCCGCGAGCCGGCTGCAGTTCGCGGTCACGACGATCGTCCACATCATCTTCCCCGTGATGAGCATGGGGCTCGCGCCGTTTCTGATCTACTTCACCTGGAAGGAGATCCGGACGGGCGAGGCGATTTACGAGCGGCTGCGGCGGTTCTGGGTCAAGATATTCGCGGTCAGCTTCGTCGTCGGCACCGTCACCGGGCTCGTGCTGGAGTTCGAGTTCGGCACCAACTTCGCGGCGTTCTCGACGTTCGCGGGCGAACTGTTCGGCGGCCCGCTGGCGACGGAAGGGATGATGGCGTTCATGCTCGAGGCGACGTTCCTCGGCATCTTCCTCTACGGTCGCGATCGCGTCTCCGACGCGTTCTACTTCCTCGCAAGCGTCGCAGTCGGGCTGGGAACGTGGCTCTCGGCGGTGTGGATCCTGATCGCGAACTCCTGGATGCAGACCCCGCGGGGGTACGAACTGGTGAACGAGGGCGGGCAGGAGGTCGTCCACCTCACGGATCCGATGGCGGCGTACCTCAACCCCCGGTTCCAGTACATGTTCGTCCACATGCAGAACTCGGCGGTGGAGTCGGTCGCGCTCTTTATGGCCGGCGTCGCCGCCTACTTCGTGTACAAACACCACGTCCGGGGCCAGGAGATCGAGAACCCCGCGTTCTGGGTGAAGACGCTCAAGATCGCGATCGTCGCGCTCGCGATCACGGCGCCGCTGCAGGTGCTCCACGGCGACCTGTACGCCCGGCACGTGTACGAGACCCAGCCACAGAAGTTCGCCGCGATGGAGGCGCTCTGGGAGACCGACACGTACGTCCCGGAGTACATCATCGCGTTCCCGACCGACCCCTCGCACATCCTCGACCCGCGGGCGAAGGAGCTGTTCGGGATCGGCATCCCCGGCGGCGCGTCGTGGCTCGCCAGCGGCGGGAACCCGCAGGCGGAGATCAGCGGGCTGAACTCTTTCGAGACGGCGGCGCCGCCGGTCGCGATCGTGTTCTGGGCGTTCCGCGTCATGGTCGGGCTGGGGTTCTGGTTCATTCTGCTCGCGTTCTGGGCAGCGTTCCGCTGGTACCGCGGTGATCTGGTCGACGACGACCTGCTCCACAAGGCGTTCATGGGCTCGTCGCTGCTGGGGATCGTCGCCGTCGAGACGGGCTGGATCGTCACCGAGGTCGGCCGGCAGCCGTGGCTGATACAGGACGTGCTGCTGACCGAGTCTGGCGTCTCGCCGAACCTCACCGGCGCGGAGGCGACGTTCACGCTCGCCGGCTTCGTCGGCGGCTACGCGCTGCTGTTAGTGCTGTACACCTACGTGATCCGGCGGATCATCAAGCACGGCCCGCCCGAGATCGACGAGGGCAGCGTCGATCCCGATGCGGGCACTGACGCCCCGCCGGAGGCGGAGGTGAGCGTCGATGATTGA